In Leishmania infantum JPCM5 genome chromosome 9, the following proteins share a genomic window:
- a CDS encoding putative ef-hand protein 5 translates to MSCAKEASPSLSQQKRSDVRRAGLSGFSSAIYRGALNHSASAELQEGYRILTSGQKANIISDKDLFKAVHGCGLHTTEEEVNDLLRVVHQDERTLGLEFSEFMMLMTKEIDEKSIEEMRSAFSVLDTNKTGTITKKQFTELFVSSGEHSSAEELEELMLLAETSEELEVVDYNKLINELAILLNKM, encoded by the coding sequence ATGAGCTGTGCCAAAGAAGCGTCGCCGAGCCTGTCTCAGCAGAAACGGAGCGACGTGCGTCGCGCTGGTCTCTCCGGGTTCTCCAGCGCCATCTACCGCGGTGCGCTGAACCACAGCGCCTCcgcagagctgcaggagggCTACCGCATCTTGACGAGTGGCCAAAAAGCGAATATCATCAGCGACAAGGACCTCTTCAAGGCCGTCCACGGCTGCGGCCTGCACAccaccgaggaggaggtgaatGATCTTCTCCGTGTCGTGCACCAGGATGAGCGCACGCTTGGGCTGGAGTTCTCGGAGTTCATGATGTTAATGACGAAGGAGATCGATGAGAAGTCGATCGAAGAGATGCGGAGCGCCTTCAGCGTGCTGGACACAAATAAAACAGGCACCATCACCAAGAAGCAGTTCACGGAGCTCTTCGTCTCCTCCGGTGAGCACAGCAGTGCCGAGGAGCTTGAGgagctgatgctgctggcCGAGACGTCGGAAGAGTTGGAGGTGGTGGACTACAACAAGCTCATCAATGAGCTCGCCATTCTACTAAACAAGATGTAG
- a CDS encoding putative calmodulin gives MADQLSNEQISEFKEAFSLFDKDGDGTITTKELGTVMRSLGQNPTEAELQDMINEVDQDGSGTIDFPEFLTLMARKMQDSDSEEEIKEAFRVFDKDGNGFISAAELRHVMTNLGEKLTDEEVDEMIREADVDGDGQINYEEFVKMMMSK, from the coding sequence ATGGCGGATCAGCTGTCCAACGAGCAGATCTCCGAGTTCAAGGAGGCCTTTTCGCTCTTTGACAAGGACGGCGAtggcaccatcaccaccaagGAGCTCGGCACCGTCATGCGCTCGCTTGGCCAGAACCCCaccgaggcggagctgcaggacATGATCAACGAGGTGGACcaggacggcagcggcaccatcgACTTCCCCGAGTTCCTGACGCTGATGGCGCGTAAGATGCAGGACTCCGactcggaggaggagatcaaGGAGGCGTTCCGCGTGTTCGACAAGGACGGTAACGGCTTCATCtccgccgcggagctgcgccacgtcaTGACCAACCTCGGCGAGAAGCTCacggacgaggaggtggacgagATGATCCGCGAGGCCGACGTGGATGGCGACGGCCAGATCAACTACGAGGAGTTCGTGAAGATGATGATGAGCAAGTAG
- a CDS encoding SLA/LP autoantigen-like protein, producing the protein MDDRSLKLAEDFVSARYIEAGRESLRATARIMRSILAQRCCPDEGLTDAAIELILRQLSLMDTNNLAHHVGGGEREGRVVSALVRMRHFHLTHGIGRSGDLFSEQPKAAGSSLLYKITNVLMLDLIRQAGAPSTAAAVVVPMATGMTLALVLRCVAKTHMKELMKEAEAVQLQRTVTKDSTSATSAAPVQEPPMSEADRDRHDRTSLPVPATPRYVIWPRIDQKTALKCIDAAGLVPVPVQLRPAVPLARSAAPCVSTNRDSLDRGQDSIGSPSTPTSSSSLFLECHVDDVAAAVNAVGGPSQVVCVLSTTSCFAPRLPDNTVAIAQYCKKAGIPYVVNNAYGVQSRRIMTRLDAAQRLGRVDFVVQSGDKNFLVPVGGSIICSGDKERCKAVAALYAGRASMSPIVDLFITALSLGRRGMQTLWSDRYKCRARLIRQLRVFARERREVLLVDDSDDDKADEDTVGGSQRTSNAVVPRNDISVAVTMRAYGLPAAEASSSGAQLGSEQAGRVTNWAAARALGAQLFRSAVTGPRVITPAPSTPTTIAGCTFRNYGMHQDREPPCPLLVIACGIGMSESEVDALMARLRDLWPVPA; encoded by the coding sequence ATGGATGATCGCTCGCTAAAACTGGCGGAGGACTTCGTCTCGGCGCGGTACATCGAAGCGGGCCGCGAGTCGTTGCGTGCAACGGCCCGTATCATGCGCTCCATcctggcgcagcgctgctgcccagaTGAAGGTCTCACCGATGCCGCCATCGAGCTCATCCTTCGTCAGCTTTCGCTCATGGACACAAACAACTTAGCGCACCacgtcggtggcggcgagcgcGAGGGCCGCGTCGTCTCTGCCCTCGTTCGCATGCGACACTTCCACCTCACGCACGGCATTGGGCGCTCCGGCGACTTGTTCAGCGAACAGCCGAAAGCGGCCGGGTCGTCACTGCTGTACAAGATAACGAACGTGCTCATGCTTGATCTGATACGCCAGGCCGGTGCCCCCTCgaccgcggccgcggtggtggtgccgatgGCGACGGGCATGacgctggcgctggtgcttCGGTGTGTGGCGAAGACGCACATGAAAGAACTGATGAAGGAGGCagaagcggtgcagctgcaacGCACTGTGACGAAGGACTCAACGAGCGCAACGTCAGCTGCCCCAGTGCAAGAGCCGCCAATGAGCGAGGCTGATCGTGATAGGCATGACCGCACATCTCTGCCAGTcccggcgacgccgcgctaCGTCATATGGCCTCGCATCGATCAGAAGACAGCCCTCAAGTGTATTGACGCGGCGGGGCTAGTGCCGGTGCCGGTACAGCTACGGCCGGCTGTGCCGCTCGCACGCTCTGCCGCCCCTTGCGTCAGCACCAACAGGGATAGCCTCGACCGTGGCCAAGACAGCATTGGTTCGCCGTCGACGCCaacgtcctcgtcgtcgctgttCCTCGAGTGCCACGTGGACGACGTAGCCGCGGCCGTGAACGCCGTTGGCGGCCCGTCACAGGTGGTCTGTGTGCTCTCCACGAccagctgcttcgcgccacgCCTGCCAGATAACACGGTCGCCATTGCCCAGTACTGCAAGAAGGCCGGCATTCCCTATGTGGTGAACAACGCGTACGGGGTGCAGAGCCGCCGCATTATGACTCGcctcgacgcggcgcagcgactgGGGCGGGTGGACTTTGTGGTTCAGTCCGGTGACAAGAACTTTCTCGTCCCGGTGGGCGGCTCCATCATCTGCTCCGGCGACAAGGAGCGCTGCAAGGCCGTGGCAGCCCTCTACGCCGGTCGCGCGAGCATGAGCCCCATCGTCGACCTCTTCATCACCGCCTTGAGCCTCGGCCGGCGCGGCATGCAGACCTTGTGGAGCGATCGCTACAAGTGCCGTGCGCGGCTGatccggcagctgcgcgtgttCGCGCGCGAGCGAAGGGAAGTGCTGCTGGTCGACGACAGTGACGACGACAAGGCCGATGAGGATACCGTAGGTGGGTCGCAAAGGACCTCCAATGCTGTCGTGCCCCGCAATGACATCAGTGTCGCCGTCACCATGCGTGCCTACGGCCTTCCTGCCGCCGAagcgagcagcagtggcgcccAACTTGGGTCGGAGCAGGCGGGGAGGGTGACAAACTGGGCGGCCGCCCGCGCTCTCGGCGCACAACTCTTTCGCAGCGCGGTCACCGGCCCCCGCGTCATCACTCCAGCACCGTCCACCCCAACCACAATTGCCGGCTGCACATTCAGGAATTACGGCATGCATCAAGACAGGGAGCCGCCGTGCCCGCTGCTGGTGATCGCCTGCGGCATCGGCATGTCGGAGTCTGAAGTCGATGCTCTGATGGCGCGCCTTCGCGACCTGTGGCCTGTTCCCGCATGA
- the EF1G gene encoding elongation factor-1 gamma: protein MAALSHARIIPPPHTHTHTHSFSGLLYIPSQASPKKVDSAPKQQHAEPMMTYKLLAPLHPESARAQKIMVAAAYANVDVELKVCQYGQENETPEFARNCSPCMRFPSMQTEEGYLFESNAIMRHIARVEKSGAKLYGATPFESSQVDMWLDFASSELDAHNMPYLMETFAGIPAAESAMATLEESLAGLELWLETRTFLVGERMTVADISVAFALQWVYRMNVKHGEELTKKYRNAYRLYNTVMQQPKTVEVLKQWGATFGPAKAPKKAAEAKPKAEKKPKEAVGDEEEQSAKEEKKANPLDALPPSSFVLDAYKREYSNTDTRTVAAPYFFEHYDTEGYTCFWARYKYNEDNKKQFMTANLVRGWFQRMEHVRKYAFGVALIIGEDAAHELVSFWVFRGKGMPEIVSEVVDTELFEWEEIKDVQAEKEKITDYLCWEGPTIPRPVLEGRCFK, encoded by the coding sequence atggcagctctctctcacgcacgcatcatcccccccccacacacacacacgcacacacactcgttCAGCGGCCTCCTCTACATCCCCTCTCAAGCCTCCCCGAAGAAAGTGGATAGCGCACCCAAGCAGCAACACGCAGAGCCAATGATGACCTACAAGctcctcgcccccctccatccggagagcgcacgcgcccaGAAGATAATGGTGGCCGCCGCGTACGCCAACGTCGACGTCGAGCTCAAGGTGTGCCAGTACGGCCAGGAGAACGAGACACCCGAGTTTGCGCGCAACTGCAGCCCGTGCATGCGCTTCCCCTCCATGCAGACGGAGGAGGGCTACCTCTTCGAGTCCAACGCCATCATGCGCCACATCGCCCGTgtggagaagagcggcgcgaAGCTTTACGGCGCCACACCCTTCGAGAGCAGCCAGGTCGACATGTGGCTTGACTTCGCCTCCAGCGAGCTCGATGCGCACAACATGCCGTACCTGATGGAGACCTTCGCCGGCATTCCGGCCGCGGAGAGCGCCATGGCGACCCTGGAGGAGAGCCTTGCGGGTCTGGAGCTGTGGCTGGAGACCCGCACCTTCCTCGTCGGCGAGCGCATGACCGTGGCCGACATCTCCGTCGCCTTTGCGCTGCAGTGGGTGTACCGCATGAACGTGAAGCACGGCGAGGAGCTGACGAAGAAGTACCGCAACGCGTACCGCCTGTACAACACGGTGATGCAGCAGCCCAAgacggtggaggtgctgaagcAGTGGGGCGCGACGTTCGGCCCGGCGAAGGCGCCGAAGAAggccgcggaggcgaagcccaaggcggagaagaagccgaaggaggcggtgggggacgaggaggagcagtcggcgaaggaggagaagaaagCGAACCCGCtggacgcgctgccgccgagcagCTTCGTGCTGGACGCCTACAAGCGCGAGTACAGCAACACCGACACCcgcacggtggcggcgccgtacTTCTTCGAGCACTACGACACGGAGGGCTACACGTGCTTCTGGGCGCGCTACAAGTACAACGAGGATAACAAGAAGCAGTTCATGACGGCCAACCTTGTGCGCGGCTGGTTCCAGCGCATGGAGCACGTGCGCAAGTACGCCTTCGGCGTCGCGCTTATCATcggcgaggacgcggcgcacgAGCTGGTGAGCTTCTGGGTGTTCCGCGGCAAGGGCATGCCAGAGATCGTGAGCGAAGTGGTGGACACGGAGTTGTTCGAGTGGGAGGAGATCAAGGACGTGCaggcggagaaggaaaagatCACGGACTACCTGTGCTGGGAGGGCCCGACGATCCCGCGCCCAGTGCTGGAGGGTCGCTGCTTCAAGTAA
- the EF1G gene encoding elongation factor-1 gamma, producing the protein MMTYKLLAPLHPESARAQKIMVAAAYANVDVELKVCQYGQENETPEFARNCSPCMRFPSMQTEEGYLFESNAIMRHIARVEKSGAKLYGATPFESSQVDMWLDFASSELDAHNMPYLMETFAGIPAAESAMATLEESLAGLELWLETRTFLVGERMTVADISVAFALQWVYRMNVKHGEELTKKYRNAYRLYNTVMQQPKTVEVLKQWGATFGPAKAPKKAAEAKPKAEKKPKEAVGDEEEQSAKEEKKANPLDALPPSSFVLDAYKREYSNTDTRTVAAPYFFEHYDTEGYTCFWARYKYNEDNKKQFMTANLVRGWFQRMEHVRKYAFGVALIIGEDAAHELVSFWVFRGKGMPEIVSEVVDTELFEWEEIKDVQAEKEKITDYLCWEGPTIPRPVLEGRCFK; encoded by the coding sequence ATGATGACCTACAAGctcctcgcccccctccatccggagagcgcacgcgcccaGAAGATAATGGTGGCCGCCGCGTACGCCAACGTCGACGTCGAGCTCAAGGTGTGCCAGTACGGCCAGGAGAACGAGACACCCGAGTTTGCGCGCAACTGCAGCCCGTGCATGCGCTTCCCCTCCATGCAGACGGAGGAGGGCTACCTCTTCGAGTCCAACGCCATCATGCGCCACATCGCCCGTgtggagaagagcggcgcgaAGCTTTACGGCGCCACACCCTTCGAGAGCAGCCAGGTCGACATGTGGCTTGACTTCGCCTCCAGCGAGCTCGATGCGCACAACATGCCGTACCTGATGGAGACCTTCGCCGGCATTCCGGCCGCGGAGAGCGCCATGGCGACCCTGGAGGAGAGCCTTGCGGGTCTGGAGCTGTGGCTGGAGACCCGCACCTTCCTCGTCGGCGAGCGCATGACCGTGGCCGACATCTCCGTCGCCTTTGCGCTGCAGTGGGTGTACCGCATGAACGTGAAGCACGGCGAGGAGCTGACGAAGAAGTACCGCAACGCGTACCGCCTGTACAACACGGTGATGCAGCAGCCCAAgacggtggaggtgctgaagcAGTGGGGCGCGACGTTCGGCCCGGCGAAGGCGCCGAAGAAggccgcggaggcgaagcccaaggcggagaagaagccgaaggaggcggtgggggacgaggaggagcagtcggcgaaggaggagaagaaagCGAACCCGCtggacgcgctgccgccgagcagCTTCGTGCTGGACGCCTACAAGCGCGAGTACAGCAACACCGACACCcgcacggtggcggcgccgtacTTCTTCGAGCACTACGACACGGAGGGCTACACGTGCTTCTGGGCGCGCTACAAGTACAACGAGGATAACAAGAAGCAGTTCATGACGGCCAACCTTGTGCGCGGCTGGTTCCAGCGCATGGAGCACGTGCGCAAGTACGCCTTCGGCGTCGCGCTTATCATcggcgaggacgcggcgcacgAGCTGGTGAGCTTCTGGGTGTTCCGCGGCAAGGGCATGCCAGAGATCGTGAGCGAAGTGGTGGACACGGAGTTGTTCGAGTGGGAGGAGATCAAGGACGTGCaggcggagaaggaaaagatCACGGACTACCTGTGCTGGGAGGGCCCGACGATCCCGCGCCCAGTGCTGGAGGGTCGCTGCTTCAAGTAA